One stretch of Candidatus Baltobacteraceae bacterium DNA includes these proteins:
- a CDS encoding cupredoxin family copper-binding protein: MMPFLLAALIAQASSATPIPKPAIVVHMKNFAFVPATIHVKSGDAVEWVNDDTDAHTVDSADKLFDSGGLDTHEQYTRVFSKAGSFAYFCALHPYMKGTVIVQ; the protein is encoded by the coding sequence ATGATGCCATTCTTGCTCGCCGCGCTCATCGCGCAGGCCAGCTCCGCTACGCCCATCCCCAAGCCCGCGATCGTCGTCCACATGAAAAACTTTGCCTTCGTTCCGGCGACGATCCACGTCAAATCCGGTGACGCCGTCGAGTGGGTCAACGACGACACGGACGCACACACGGTCGACTCGGCCGATAAGCTATTCGACTCAGGTGGCCTCGATACGCACGAGCAGTACACTCGCGTTTTTTCCAAAGCCGGCTCGTTTGCATACTTCTGCGCACTGCATCCTTACATGAAAGGAACGGTCATCGTTCAATGA
- a CDS encoding amidohydrolase family protein has translation MRIKAGKFYDGTLDAPRTNVIITIDQAKVVSIEPAGDGAKADREAAAIVPGLINAHAHLEMNGEPQTLTVFIVKNEEQRLLSAVASAQKALRAGVTALRDLGSSARNNVEVRNAIRAGLIEGPTVVAAGKAICMTGGHGWWFDSRQADGPWDVRKAVREQLKSGADCIKMIATGGVLTPGAVVGNDQLSEEEMRAGILEAKTHGMRVAAHAIGANGIKNAIRAGVTSIEHGSYIDEEGVALMKQHGTTLVPTLNALMGIIENASDFDIPKYAIDKAKMVGEQLQANILRARKGGVRIAGGSDAGTPCNKHEDYGREIELMTQMLEMTPREALNAATQISGDLLGISEGVLKAGAPADLLLLDDDLERTALPLKRPLAVIKAGNIVFHRA, from the coding sequence ATGCGCATAAAAGCTGGAAAATTCTATGATGGCACATTGGACGCGCCGAGAACCAACGTCATCATTACGATCGATCAGGCGAAGGTTGTAAGTATCGAGCCTGCCGGCGACGGTGCGAAAGCCGATCGCGAAGCCGCAGCCATCGTCCCGGGGCTGATCAACGCCCACGCGCACTTGGAAATGAACGGCGAGCCGCAAACGCTGACGGTCTTCATCGTGAAAAACGAAGAGCAGCGCCTGCTCTCCGCCGTCGCGAGCGCGCAGAAGGCGCTGCGCGCCGGCGTGACCGCGCTACGCGATCTCGGTTCGAGCGCGCGCAACAACGTCGAAGTGCGCAACGCCATTCGCGCAGGACTCATCGAAGGTCCGACCGTCGTCGCCGCCGGCAAAGCGATTTGTATGACGGGCGGCCATGGTTGGTGGTTCGATTCGCGCCAAGCCGACGGACCCTGGGACGTGCGCAAGGCCGTTCGCGAGCAACTCAAATCGGGCGCCGACTGCATCAAGATGATCGCGACCGGCGGTGTCTTGACGCCCGGTGCGGTCGTCGGCAACGACCAGCTCAGCGAGGAAGAGATGCGCGCCGGAATTCTGGAAGCGAAAACACACGGCATGCGCGTCGCCGCGCACGCGATCGGCGCGAACGGCATCAAGAACGCAATTCGCGCGGGTGTCACGTCGATCGAGCACGGAAGCTACATCGACGAGGAAGGCGTCGCGCTGATGAAACAGCACGGCACGACGCTCGTCCCGACGTTGAACGCCCTCATGGGCATCATCGAGAACGCGAGCGATTTCGACATACCGAAGTACGCGATCGACAAAGCCAAAATGGTCGGCGAGCAGCTGCAAGCCAACATCCTGCGTGCACGCAAAGGCGGCGTGCGCATCGCCGGAGGATCGGATGCCGGAACGCCGTGCAACAAGCACGAGGACTATGGACGCGAAATCGAGCTGATGACGCAGATGCTCGAGATGACGCCGCGCGAAGCACTGAATGCGGCGACGCAGATCTCGGGCGATTTACTCGGCATCAGCGAAGGCGTCCTCAAAGCCGGTGCTCCCGCTGATCTCTTGCTGCTCGACGATGATTTGGAGCGCACCGCTCTTCCACTCAAACGCCCGCTAGCCGTCATCAAAGCGGGCAACATCGTCTTCCACCGCGCGTGA
- a CDS encoding zf-HC2 domain-containing protein: MSTHLGDELELYALGDLSPEERANVEQHLATCDECIRALANAEETLAQMTSLLPAYGAPRRTTLGNFWMMPAARMAIAAAFVVGLLVAAGTIPFLTVKPGTSSQDARAQVAMTHAHFEHIQLASLVTGAPAVKVIYARDRSWMYAIADDGRPGYHLYIAAGSSPPRDLGELVAHDGSASLFVERPPAGNELLLVSNDRTLARGMLP; encoded by the coding sequence ATGAGCACGCATCTCGGCGACGAGCTCGAGCTATACGCGCTCGGCGACCTCTCACCGGAAGAACGCGCGAACGTCGAACAACATTTGGCGACGTGCGATGAATGCATTCGCGCTCTCGCCAACGCGGAAGAAACGCTCGCGCAGATGACGAGCTTGCTCCCGGCCTACGGTGCACCGCGCCGAACCACCCTCGGGAATTTCTGGATGATGCCTGCCGCGCGCATGGCGATCGCTGCGGCATTTGTCGTCGGGCTGCTCGTTGCAGCCGGGACAATCCCGTTCTTGACGGTCAAGCCGGGGACGAGCAGTCAAGACGCGCGCGCGCAAGTCGCGATGACGCATGCACATTTCGAGCACATACAGCTGGCGTCGCTTGTCACCGGCGCTCCGGCCGTCAAAGTGATTTACGCGCGCGACCGTTCGTGGATGTACGCGATCGCCGATGACGGCCGCCCGGGCTATCATCTCTATATCGCAGCCGGTTCGTCTCCACCGCGAGATCTCGGCGAGCTCGTCGCACACGACGGTTCCGCCTCGTTGTTCGTCGAGCGTCCACCGGCCGGCAACGAGCTGCTCCTCGTCAGTAACGATCGCACTCTCGCGCGGGGAATGTTACCCTAG
- a CDS encoding glycosyltransferase family 4 protein, giving the protein MAGLRLAILGSISWPSPPAGYGPWEQIAYNIAEGMLARGLDVTLFATGNSQTRAKLVSTVPVGLNEDPALNGEVYSSLHIASLFERAGEFDLIHNNFDWKPLTYALATTSPPMLTTIHGFSSPPILGAYYRCAHRSFFCSISDSDRDPGLGYLGTAYNGIDPGEFTFVAQPGDYLVFLGRWHPEKGAHLAIEIAKKAGVRLKMAAIPQDEHYFKEMIAPHIDGDQIQDLGPVLREARDKLLRDALALVHMTTRPERFGLTMVEAMACGTPVLGARMGSTREIVVDGVTGYLCDSVPAAVTRVPELAGLSRHACRRRVEEMFTIDRMVERYCGYYEEALRLRTPPEPSAEQLAARSHDWWDRPQAFTDIPPKPRTQCY; this is encoded by the coding sequence TTGGCGGGTCTTCGACTCGCAATACTCGGGTCGATCTCGTGGCCATCGCCGCCGGCGGGCTACGGTCCGTGGGAACAGATCGCGTATAACATCGCCGAGGGAATGCTGGCGCGCGGACTCGACGTCACGTTGTTTGCGACCGGCAACTCGCAAACGCGTGCAAAGCTGGTCTCGACCGTTCCGGTTGGATTGAATGAAGATCCCGCGCTCAACGGTGAGGTCTACAGCTCGCTGCACATCGCGTCATTGTTCGAGCGCGCCGGCGAGTTCGATCTGATTCACAACAACTTCGATTGGAAGCCGCTGACATACGCGCTTGCAACGACGTCGCCGCCGATGCTCACGACGATTCACGGCTTCTCGTCGCCGCCGATTCTCGGCGCGTACTATCGCTGCGCGCACCGCAGCTTTTTCTGTTCGATCAGTGATTCGGATCGCGATCCGGGTTTAGGATATTTGGGTACAGCCTACAACGGCATCGATCCGGGGGAGTTCACGTTCGTCGCCCAGCCAGGCGACTATCTCGTCTTCCTCGGTCGATGGCATCCTGAAAAGGGCGCGCATCTAGCGATCGAGATTGCAAAGAAAGCCGGCGTTCGCCTCAAGATGGCAGCCATTCCACAAGACGAGCACTACTTCAAAGAAATGATCGCACCACACATCGATGGCGACCAAATTCAAGATCTCGGCCCGGTGCTGCGCGAAGCGCGCGACAAGCTTTTGCGTGACGCGCTCGCACTCGTGCACATGACGACGCGACCCGAACGCTTCGGTCTCACGATGGTTGAAGCGATGGCGTGCGGCACGCCGGTCCTCGGCGCACGAATGGGATCGACCCGCGAAATCGTCGTCGACGGCGTCACCGGCTACCTCTGCGATTCCGTACCCGCAGCCGTCACACGTGTCCCGGAGCTCGCGGGACTCTCGCGGCACGCGTGCCGCCGGCGCGTCGAAGAGATGTTCACGATCGACCGTATGGTCGAGCGCTACTGCGGCTACTATGAGGAAGCGCTGCGTCTTCGGACTCCTCCGGAGCCCTCCGCGGAGCAGCTCGCGGCACGCAGCCATGACTGGTGGGACCGGCCGCAGGCCTTCACCGACATCCCGCCCAAGCCACGGACGCAATGTTACTAA
- a CDS encoding metallophosphoesterase: MKRTDFLEHVGWTGLGLAYTIGASGLVTAPASAADMLTFVQISDSHIGFHQAPNTNPEATLKIAVDAINALPVQPKFVIHTGDVTHLSKPAQYDSAKQILGTLRAPLMVIPGEHDVIGDDGLKTYFQNFARKDAPSGWYSFDLDGAHYVALVNVFNFEKMGLIGNDQLDWVRKDLTAQKPSTPIVVFGHVPLYTVYQPWGWLTEDGAQVVSMLQRFDNVTVLNGHIHQILEHTEGKIQFRTAAGTAYPQPAPGKAAAPGPVADLPADKLLSTLAYRQVTINGGKIALSDKMLG, encoded by the coding sequence ATGAAGCGCACCGATTTTCTCGAGCATGTCGGCTGGACGGGTCTCGGCCTGGCTTACACGATCGGCGCGTCCGGTCTCGTCACCGCTCCGGCCTCGGCCGCCGATATGCTGACCTTCGTGCAGATCAGCGACAGTCACATCGGCTTTCACCAAGCCCCGAACACGAATCCCGAAGCGACGCTGAAGATAGCCGTCGACGCGATCAACGCGCTACCGGTGCAGCCAAAGTTCGTCATCCATACCGGTGACGTCACGCATCTCTCCAAGCCGGCGCAATACGATTCCGCCAAGCAAATCCTCGGGACGCTGCGCGCACCGCTAATGGTGATCCCCGGCGAGCACGACGTCATCGGCGATGACGGCCTGAAAACGTATTTCCAAAACTTCGCGCGCAAAGACGCACCCAGCGGATGGTATTCGTTCGACCTGGATGGCGCCCACTACGTTGCACTCGTAAACGTCTTCAACTTCGAGAAAATGGGATTGATCGGTAACGACCAGCTCGATTGGGTCCGCAAAGATCTGACTGCGCAAAAGCCGTCGACCCCGATCGTCGTATTCGGTCACGTCCCGCTCTACACGGTCTATCAGCCGTGGGGCTGGCTCACCGAGGACGGCGCGCAAGTCGTCTCGATGCTGCAACGCTTCGACAACGTCACCGTGCTCAATGGACACATTCACCAGATCCTCGAGCACACCGAAGGGAAGATTCAGTTCCGTACTGCGGCGGGAACCGCGTATCCCCAACCCGCACCGGGGAAGGCCGCAGCGCCAGGGCCGGTTGCCGATCTTCCAGCGGACAAACTTCTTTCCACGCTTGCATATCGGCAAGTCACGATCAACGGGGGGAAGATCGCGCTCAGCGACAAGATGCTTGGCTAG
- a CDS encoding sigma-70 family RNA polymerase sigma factor, translating into MDLDEIYRSHADVCFSVAMHLLRAPDDAQDCVHDVFVRVWQNRDAYSPERGSLRAFLIACVRNEALTRRRADARHRAIDAREALGEATTEFEVADHVERARVRRALDTLSSEQRRALELAYFGGLTHREIADALGEPLGTIKSRLALALRKLARELGAKQGATS; encoded by the coding sequence GTGGACCTCGACGAGATCTACCGGTCGCACGCCGACGTGTGTTTCTCCGTTGCTATGCACCTGCTGCGCGCACCGGACGACGCACAGGACTGCGTGCACGACGTCTTCGTTCGCGTCTGGCAGAATCGCGACGCCTATTCGCCGGAGCGCGGGTCGCTACGCGCGTTTCTCATCGCTTGCGTGCGAAATGAAGCGCTGACGCGGCGCCGAGCCGACGCGCGTCACCGTGCAATCGACGCACGTGAAGCTCTCGGCGAGGCGACGACGGAGTTCGAGGTTGCGGATCATGTCGAGCGCGCACGTGTGCGCCGCGCGCTCGACACGCTTTCCTCGGAACAACGACGAGCGCTCGAGCTCGCATACTTCGGTGGATTGACGCACCGCGAGATCGCGGACGCCCTCGGCGAACCGCTCGGCACAATCAAAAGCCGGCTTGCGCTCGCATTGCGCAAGCTCGCCCGCGAACTCGGCGCCAAGCAAGGAGCAACCTCATGA